One part of the Mariniflexile litorale genome encodes these proteins:
- a CDS encoding GAF domain-containing protein, whose protein sequence is MDLYEHLESPMIFKISFNELLKTYEQLSNSDDEFLAIKAKRILEIQKPYPDLREGFTDLSLLETYKKPIAAILQDSFSPILSNNEIKTASVPFQNIFFNTSNRFKELIKKAGDDFVLKIRNMPEDDTYIVTCTIILNFCYGYNLNLKRPFFYEIPDEKGILRYYKILYNADFCEIIPTEAAKKITPEDYDELLDNFDNIELWKEKFPPNSYIFKGFVISNIFDVTDDQSISNVKSSLISKDKRSDENFIEKFQGVFSSLLGIKDIRVGFSIYNKEDDTLEPVYGEGMSSFLLNNKEINPCESILCGWSYNQLLKEKKFYTISDVDKFYKLSQGKAPQIAVLKNQGIKSAILAPIADGDTLLGILEIVSPEAKVLNSINANKLIDVMPYIVSAVLRSKKEEENLIEAVIQQECTSIHPSVHWKFEKEAKAFINEQLKGNQAVFNKISFEDIYPLYGQIDIKGSSETRNWATQQDLSLQLNSVKTILDAAFKKEALPIYEQFIFQIDNYLENLKLHFQVDSEQQISEFLKHDINPLLAHLSKLKELNSSINSYKETIDAKAGTFYKHRKNYDNTIASINKKMASLLDKKQVEAQKMYPHYFERFKTDGVEHNMYIGESITKEDSFNPIYLYNLRLWQLQVMCEMENAYYQMQPNFSIGLDVASMILVFNQPLSISFRMDEKQFDVDGTYNARYEIVKKRVDKAFIKGTKQRVTQKGKMSIIYSQKQDELEYLRYIKFLQSKNYLDTDVEIVELQDLQAVTGLKAIQVSLLYHKNIEDKAFYTYNDLIKEIEN, encoded by the coding sequence CTATTTTAAGTAATAATGAAATAAAAACAGCGTCTGTTCCATTTCAAAACATCTTTTTTAATACTTCAAACCGTTTTAAAGAACTTATTAAAAAGGCAGGAGATGACTTTGTTTTAAAAATTAGAAACATGCCTGAAGATGATACGTATATTGTTACTTGTACGATTATCTTAAATTTTTGCTATGGCTATAATTTGAATTTAAAACGCCCATTTTTTTATGAAATACCTGATGAAAAAGGTATTTTAAGGTATTATAAAATTTTATACAATGCCGATTTTTGCGAAATAATACCAACAGAAGCAGCTAAAAAAATCACCCCAGAAGATTATGATGAATTGTTAGATAATTTTGATAATATAGAACTTTGGAAAGAAAAATTTCCGCCCAATAGCTATATTTTTAAAGGCTTTGTTATTTCAAATATTTTTGATGTTACAGATGATCAGTCTATTTCAAATGTAAAATCAAGTCTTATTTCTAAAGACAAACGCAGTGATGAAAATTTTATAGAAAAGTTCCAAGGGGTGTTTAGTTCGCTTTTAGGTATTAAGGACATTCGTGTAGGATTCTCAATTTATAATAAGGAAGATGATACTTTAGAGCCAGTTTATGGCGAAGGCATGTCTAGCTTTCTATTGAATAATAAAGAAATAAACCCATGTGAAAGCATTTTATGTGGTTGGTCTTATAATCAACTGCTTAAAGAGAAAAAATTCTACACTATTTCAGATGTTGACAAATTCTATAAATTGTCTCAAGGAAAAGCACCCCAAATTGCCGTATTAAAAAATCAAGGTATTAAAAGTGCTATTTTGGCTCCCATTGCAGATGGTGACACTTTACTGGGAATATTAGAAATTGTTTCCCCAGAAGCTAAAGTTTTAAACAGCATCAACGCAAACAAATTAATTGACGTTATGCCGTATATTGTTTCGGCGGTGTTGCGTTCAAAAAAAGAAGAAGAAAATTTAATTGAAGCTGTAATTCAACAAGAATGCACCTCCATTCATCCAAGTGTTCACTGGAAATTTGAAAAAGAAGCTAAAGCTTTTATAAATGAACAACTCAAAGGAAATCAAGCCGTATTTAATAAAATTTCATTTGAAGATATCTACCCGTTGTATGGTCAAATAGATATTAAAGGTTCTTCGGAAACCAGAAATTGGGCAACACAGCAAGATTTGTCTTTACAACTAAATAGCGTAAAAACCATTTTAGATGCTGCTTTTAAAAAAGAAGCACTTCCTATATATGAGCAATTTATATTTCAAATAGATAATTATTTGGAGAATTTAAAGTTGCACTTTCAAGTGGATAGCGAGCAGCAAATTTCGGAGTTTTTAAAGCACGATATTAATCCGTTATTAGCACATTTGTCGAAATTAAAAGAATTAAATTCAAGTATTAATTCATATAAAGAAACGATTGATGCGAAGGCAGGGACTTTCTATAAACACAGAAAAAACTATGATAATACGATTGCAAGTATCAATAAAAAGATGGCTTCTCTTTTAGATAAAAAGCAAGTTGAAGCCCAAAAAATGTATCCTCATTATTTTGAACGTTTTAAAACGGATGGTGTAGAACATAACATGTACATAGGTGAATCTATAACTAAGGAAGATAGTTTTAACCCTATTTACTTATACAATTTAAGATTGTGGCAATTGCAAGTTATGTGCGAAATGGAGAATGCTTATTACCAAATGCAGCCTAATTTTTCTATTGGTTTAGATGTGGCTTCCATGATTTTAGTGTTTAACCAACCTTTGTCTATTAGTTTTAGAATGGATGAAAAACAATTTGATGTGGATGGTACTTATAACGCTCGATATGAAATTGTAAAAAAACGTGTAGATAAAGCATTTATAAAAGGTACAAAACAGCGCGTTACCCAAAAAGGAAAAATGAGTATTATTTATTCCCAAAAACAAGATGAGTTGGAATATCTGCGCTATATTAAATTTTTACAATCTAAAAATTATTTAGATACCGATGTGGAAATTGTTGAGTTGCAAGATTTGCAAGCCGTAACAGGCTTAAAAGCAATTCAAGTTAGTTTGTTATACCATAAAAATATAGAAGATAAGGCCTTTTATACTTATAACGATTTAATTAAAGAAATTGAAAATTAA
- a CDS encoding Pycsar system effector family protein: MDNLVAEAEKHVIHLLNTKLSSHFIYHNLAHTQLVVEKVKELSDLSNLNESEKESLILAAWFHDTGYTESTDKHEEKSVAIAEAFLKNQNTSEETINTVTHLILATVMGYEPKNISEQIIRDADCSHIGSKDFSDISELLRKEWELSCDKTLTESEWLQENINFLTKNHRFYSEAAATNWTATKSKNISKLLKLQNKTKQNSVKLKHKKAELNFKKNKVELPERGIETMFRVTLKNHITLSNIADTKANILLSVNAIIVSLVLSNLVSKLDNASNEYLIIPTVVFVLFTVVSIILSILATRPNVTSGKFTKEDVANKKVNLLFFGNFHKMSLKDFEWAMGEMMLDRDYLYSSMKKDLYFLGLVLDKKYKILRLTYSVFMVGIIISVIAFAVAFKLNAR; encoded by the coding sequence ATGGATAATCTTGTGGCAGAAGCTGAAAAACATGTCATTCATTTATTAAACACCAAATTAAGCAGCCATTTTATTTATCATAATTTGGCACATACTCAGCTTGTTGTTGAAAAAGTAAAGGAGCTATCCGATTTATCAAATTTAAATGAATCTGAAAAAGAATCATTGATTTTAGCTGCTTGGTTTCATGACACAGGTTATACTGAAAGCACGGACAAACATGAAGAAAAGAGTGTTGCTATTGCTGAAGCTTTCTTAAAAAACCAAAATACTTCTGAAGAAACGATTAATACTGTTACTCATTTAATTTTAGCTACTGTAATGGGTTATGAACCCAAAAACATCAGTGAACAAATTATTCGTGATGCTGATTGTTCGCATATTGGTAGTAAAGATTTTAGTGATATTTCTGAACTACTAAGAAAAGAATGGGAACTTTCTTGTGACAAAACATTGACCGAAAGTGAATGGTTGCAAGAGAATATTAATTTTTTAACCAAAAATCATCGATTTTATTCTGAAGCAGCAGCGACCAATTGGACTGCGACCAAATCAAAAAATATATCGAAATTACTAAAACTTCAAAATAAAACAAAGCAGAATTCTGTTAAGCTAAAACATAAAAAAGCCGAATTAAATTTTAAAAAGAACAAAGTAGAATTACCTGAACGCGGTATTGAAACCATGTTTAGAGTGACTCTTAAAAACCACATCACTTTAAGTAATATTGCAGATACTAAAGCTAATATTCTACTCTCTGTTAATGCCATTATTGTATCGCTAGTATTATCTAATTTGGTTTCTAAATTAGACAATGCCTCAAACGAATACCTTATTATTCCCACCGTTGTTTTTGTACTATTTACTGTAGTTTCCATCATATTATCCATTTTAGCAACGCGACCAAATGTTACCAGTGGAAAATTTACTAAAGAAGATGTTGCCAACAAAAAAGTGAACTTATTATTCTTTGGAAATTTCCATAAAATGAGCCTAAAGGATTTTGAATGGGCTATGGGTGAAATGATGTTAGATAGAGATTATTTATACTCGTCTATGAAAAAAGACTTGTATTTTTTAGGGTTGGTTTTAGATAAAAAATACAAAATACTCCGATTGACATACAGTGTATTCATGGTAGGCATTATTATAAGCGTGATTGCTTTTGCTGTAGCCTTTAAGCTTAATGCTCGTTAA
- a CDS encoding metallophosphoesterase, whose translation MIPQIKLVSFFLIALLFSACATYSPQYKDSNWKADISTKEIAHSFYLIGDAGNSPLGTSSKALEAFKNQLSKASKQSTVIFLGDNVYPKGVPNKEDENREFAEHQLNIQTEAVENFKGKTIFIPGNHDWYSGMKGLKRQEDFIEDKLGKNTFLPENGCPIEKVTISDDVVLIIIDSEWYLADWDKYPTINDDCDIKTRSKFFDELEGEIKKAQGKTTLIAVHHPMFSNGSHGGQYSFSSHLKPFPVLGTLKNIIRQTGGVTTVDVQNKLYNELRKRIITLSQENDKVVFVSGHDHNLQYIVQDNVQQIISGSGSKISTTRNVGNGQFSYGTPGYAILDVYTDGASQVRFYSAENDKVVFQTQVLSKDKKDDALNYPTSFPKERIAAIYKKEEISKGSIYKTLWGDRFRTYYGTEIKAPTVNLDTLFGGLTPIRKGGGHQSKSLRLKDKQGREYVMRALRKNAIQYLQAVAFKDQYIEGQFEDTYTEGLLQDIFTGSHPYAPFVVGPLADAVGIYHTNPVLYYVPKQNAIGQFNDEFGDELYMIEERTDDGHGDKASFGFSNTMISTDDLLKKINKDEDFVLDEAAYIRARLFDMLIGDWDRHEDQWRWAEFKEHGKTIYKPVPRDRDQVFSKMADGMLLKLATSIIPSLRLMKSYSEDLKNPKWFNTEPYPLDMALINQSGRDVWNAQVKQITENLTDAIIDEAFTNFPKEVQDETIQDIKRKLQGRRANLQKISEAYFNHINKFAVIKGTNKDDWFEIERMPGGKTKVLAYRIKKGEKADLFHQRTYNTNETNEIWIYGLDDDDVFKVSGEGDHLIKVRLIGGQNNDVYNIVNGSKVKVYEYKSKENTFKTPEGRVKLTDDYETNVYDYKKLKNNTNQLIPTIGTNPDDGFKIGLLNTFTTYGFERNPFTSQHSLSGAYYFATKGFDVSYSGEFAHVVGHMNLGLKVHFTSPNFAMNFFGFGNETPNYEADDNDGFDVGLDYNRVKISLLKVSPSLIWRGRFGASFEVGVSFEHNEVEETEGRFINLVLNDIIEVGNSFYGMNAKYQYSNSDSKAFPTLGMLVALETGYKNNVDTSNGFGYIIPELAFDYKLIPSGQLVLATKLKAQINLGDGFEFYQAANLGANNGLRGYRNERFTGKSAFVQSTDLRLNLRKLKTGLLPLNIGLYGGADYGKVWMEDEDSNKWNTSLGGGFFVNAANMITGNVSAFHSHDGLLIAFKLGFGF comes from the coding sequence ATGATCCCTCAGATAAAACTAGTTAGCTTTTTTTTGATTGCTTTACTTTTTAGTGCGTGTGCGACCTATAGTCCGCAGTATAAAGATTCAAATTGGAAAGCCGATATATCTACTAAAGAAATTGCTCACTCCTTTTACCTTATAGGAGATGCCGGAAATTCACCTTTGGGAACATCATCTAAAGCCTTAGAAGCATTTAAAAACCAACTAAGTAAAGCTTCCAAACAGAGTACGGTTATTTTTTTAGGTGATAATGTGTACCCTAAAGGAGTGCCTAATAAGGAAGATGAAAATAGAGAGTTTGCCGAACATCAACTTAATATTCAAACAGAAGCAGTTGAAAATTTTAAAGGTAAAACCATTTTTATCCCTGGAAACCACGACTGGTATTCTGGAATGAAAGGGTTAAAAAGACAAGAAGATTTTATTGAAGATAAACTGGGTAAAAATACTTTTTTGCCTGAAAATGGTTGTCCGATTGAAAAAGTAACTATTTCAGACGATGTGGTTTTAATTATTATAGATTCTGAATGGTATTTGGCCGATTGGGATAAGTATCCAACTATAAATGATGATTGCGACATAAAAACCAGAAGTAAGTTTTTTGATGAGCTTGAAGGTGAAATTAAAAAAGCACAAGGAAAAACGACACTAATTGCTGTGCATCATCCTATGTTTTCAAATGGGTCACATGGCGGGCAATATTCATTTTCAAGTCATTTAAAACCATTTCCAGTACTAGGAACATTAAAAAACATCATTAGACAAACAGGAGGTGTTACCACGGTAGATGTCCAAAATAAGTTATACAATGAATTAAGAAAACGTATCATTACGTTGTCTCAAGAAAATGATAAAGTTGTTTTTGTATCGGGCCATGACCATAATTTGCAATACATCGTTCAAGACAATGTGCAACAAATTATTAGCGGCTCGGGGTCTAAAATTTCAACAACTCGAAATGTGGGTAATGGACAATTTTCTTATGGAACACCTGGATATGCCATATTAGATGTTTATACAGATGGGGCTTCTCAAGTTCGTTTTTATTCAGCAGAAAATGATAAAGTGGTGTTTCAAACCCAAGTACTTTCAAAAGATAAGAAAGACGATGCTCTTAATTATCCAACCTCGTTTCCCAAGGAAAGAATAGCAGCTATTTATAAAAAGGAAGAAATTTCAAAAGGAAGTATTTATAAAACGTTATGGGGCGATCGTTTTCGAACTTATTACGGTACCGAAATTAAAGCACCGACAGTAAATTTAGATACGTTGTTTGGAGGCTTAACGCCTATTAGAAAAGGAGGCGGCCATCAATCAAAATCGTTGCGATTAAAAGATAAACAAGGGAGGGAATATGTGATGCGTGCGCTTCGAAAAAATGCCATTCAGTATTTACAAGCAGTTGCTTTTAAAGACCAGTATATTGAAGGACAGTTTGAAGATACATATACCGAAGGCTTGCTGCAAGACATTTTTACGGGTTCACACCCTTATGCGCCATTTGTGGTTGGTCCTTTAGCAGATGCCGTTGGTATTTATCATACAAATCCGGTGCTGTATTATGTGCCCAAGCAAAATGCCATAGGGCAATTCAATGATGAATTTGGAGACGAATTATATATGATTGAAGAACGTACCGATGATGGGCATGGCGATAAAGCAAGTTTTGGGTTTTCAAATACAATGATTAGTACGGATGATTTGTTAAAAAAGATTAATAAAGACGAAGATTTTGTTTTAGATGAAGCCGCCTATATTCGAGCGCGTTTATTTGATATGCTTATTGGCGATTGGGATAGGCACGAAGACCAATGGCGTTGGGCTGAATTTAAAGAACATGGAAAAACAATTTACAAACCTGTACCCAGAGATAGAGATCAAGTGTTTTCTAAAATGGCAGATGGTATGTTGTTAAAGTTGGCTACCTCGATAATTCCTAGTTTACGATTAATGAAATCGTATAGTGAAGATTTAAAGAACCCGAAGTGGTTTAATACCGAGCCATATCCGTTAGATATGGCGTTGATTAATCAATCAGGTCGCGACGTTTGGAATGCCCAAGTAAAGCAAATTACAGAGAATTTAACCGACGCTATTATAGACGAAGCATTTACCAATTTCCCTAAAGAAGTACAGGACGAAACCATTCAAGATATTAAAAGAAAGCTTCAAGGAAGACGGGCTAATCTTCAAAAAATTTCAGAAGCGTATTTCAATCATATTAACAAATTTGCTGTTATAAAAGGAACCAATAAAGATGATTGGTTTGAAATTGAACGTATGCCAGGAGGAAAAACTAAAGTGTTAGCATATCGAATAAAAAAGGGAGAAAAAGCAGATCTATTTCATCAAAGAACGTATAATACGAATGAAACAAACGAAATTTGGATATATGGTTTAGATGATGACGATGTTTTTAAAGTTTCAGGAGAAGGAGATCATCTGATTAAAGTGCGTTTAATTGGTGGGCAAAACAATGATGTATACAATATAGTGAACGGAAGTAAAGTTAAGGTTTACGAATATAAGTCGAAAGAAAACACATTTAAGACACCCGAAGGACGTGTAAAATTAACCGATGATTACGAAACGAATGTATACGATTATAAAAAACTAAAAAACAACACCAATCAACTCATACCAACTATTGGTACAAATCCAGATGATGGGTTTAAAATAGGATTATTAAACACATTCACAACCTATGGTTTTGAGCGTAATCCATTTACATCGCAACATTCGCTTTCGGGTGCTTATTATTTCGCTACAAAAGGGTTTGATGTAAGTTATAGTGGCGAGTTTGCTCATGTTGTGGGACATATGAATTTAGGTTTGAAAGTACATTTCACAAGTCCTAATTTCGCTATGAATTTCTTTGGTTTCGGAAATGAAACACCAAATTATGAAGCTGATGACAATGATGGGTTTGATGTGGGTTTAGATTATAATCGTGTAAAAATCAGTTTGCTTAAAGTGTCACCTTCTTTAATTTGGCGTGGACGTTTTGGTGCTAGTTTTGAAGTAGGAGTTTCTTTTGAACATAACGAAGTGGAAGAAACAGAAGGGCGCTTTATTAATCTCGTTCTAAACGATATAATAGAAGTAGGTAATAGTTTTTATGGAATGAACGCTAAATATCAATATTCAAATTCCGATAGCAAAGCATTTCCAACATTAGGAATGCTAGTTGCTCTTGAAACAGGATATAAAAATAATGTGGATACTTCCAATGGTTTTGGATACATTATTCCTGAACTGGCTTTCGATTACAAATTAATACCAAGCGGACAACTGGTTTTGGCAACCAAACTTAAAGCACAAATTAATTTAGGTGATGGTTTTGAGTTTTATCAAGCAGCAAATTTAGGTGCTAATAATGGATTAAGAGGTTATAGAAATGAACGTTTTACCGGTAAAAGTGCCTTTGTACAAAGTACCGACTTGCGTTTGAATTTACGTAAACTAAAAACGGGCTTGTTACCTTTAAATATTGGTTTGTATGGTGGTGCAGATTATGGTAAAGTTTGGATGGAAGATGAAGATTCCAATAAGTGGAATACGTCCCTTGGTGGTGGGTTTTTCGTTAATGCCGCCAATATGATTACGGGAAATGTTTCGGCATTTCATAGTCATGATGGATTACTTATTGCTTTTAAATTAGGGTTTGGGTTTTAG
- a CDS encoding glycerophosphodiester phosphodiesterase family protein, whose protein sequence is MLNLHRYFDKNYKVDKNILNIGHRGAKGHLAENTLESIKKALDLGVDGIEIDVHRCATGQLVVFHDFTLDRMTNGTGEVSKHTLNQLKQVEVKGRCQIPTLSEVLSFLNNKCLLNIELKGHDTAQEASRLIDFFVEKKGWDYANIVVSSFQKVLLQKVYEINKKIPLGVLTDTNLDEAVAFAKTINAVSIHPDYTMLTEEIVENLKENFKVYTYTVNNLKPIKRIKSYGVDGIISDFPNRL, encoded by the coding sequence ATGTTAAATTTACACAGATATTTTGATAAGAATTATAAGGTGGATAAAAACATATTAAATATAGGGCACAGAGGAGCTAAAGGACATTTAGCCGAAAATACTTTAGAATCTATTAAAAAAGCTTTAGACTTGGGGGTTGATGGCATTGAGATAGATGTGCACAGATGTGCTACAGGGCAGTTGGTGGTTTTTCATGATTTTACATTAGATAGGATGACGAATGGTACGGGCGAAGTTTCAAAACACACACTCAACCAATTAAAGCAAGTAGAGGTAAAAGGGCGTTGTCAAATCCCAACTTTATCGGAAGTTTTATCTTTTTTAAATAATAAATGTCTGTTGAATATTGAGTTAAAAGGTCATGATACTGCACAGGAGGCGAGTAGATTAATCGATTTTTTTGTTGAAAAAAAGGGGTGGGATTACGCGAATATTGTAGTTTCTAGTTTCCAAAAAGTATTACTACAAAAGGTTTATGAAATAAATAAAAAAATACCTTTAGGGGTGTTGACCGATACGAATTTAGATGAGGCTGTTGCTTTTGCTAAAACAATAAATGCCGTATCCATACATCCAGATTACACGATGTTAACTGAAGAAATTGTTGAGAATTTAAAGGAAAATTTTAAGGTCTATACTTATACCGTGAATAACTTAAAGCCAATCAAACGTATAAAATCTTATGGCGTTGATGGCATTATTTCCGATTTTCCTAATAGGTTATGA
- a CDS encoding NAD(P)/FAD-dependent oxidoreductase produces MIKKDVVIVGGGAAGFFAAINIAENNPNLKIAVLERGNEGLQKVKVSGGGRCNVTHAEFIPQELIKNYPRGKKELLGPFHQFMTGDTIEWFQKRGVELKIEEDGRMFPATNSSQTIIDCFLDEAKKHKVEILYNQSVVNVSPQSRGFEISTKGNKYSCDKLLIATGSNPKIWALLENLEHTISQPVPSLFTFDVKDERIKDIPGVVAQNVEIKILGTDLCSEGPLLITHVGFSAPAILKLSAFGAIELAKRDYKFPIEINFIRQSFEDCLNILKTLKHDLAKKIVFKSAQFDLPKRLWQKLVLVSNMNKDARWADLNKSQLEDLALQLTQAIFQVDGKSTFKEEFVTAGGIDLKEINFKTFESKLHKDLYFAGEIINVDAVTGGFNFQNAWTGAYIAAKSISK; encoded by the coding sequence ATGATTAAAAAAGACGTGGTTATTGTTGGTGGCGGTGCAGCAGGTTTTTTTGCTGCTATTAATATCGCTGAAAATAACCCGAATTTAAAAATAGCTGTTTTAGAACGGGGTAATGAAGGTTTGCAGAAAGTGAAAGTTTCTGGAGGAGGAAGATGTAACGTAACGCATGCCGAATTTATTCCCCAAGAATTAATAAAGAATTATCCGCGAGGTAAAAAAGAATTATTAGGGCCTTTTCATCAATTCATGACAGGAGATACCATCGAGTGGTTTCAAAAGCGAGGGGTTGAATTAAAGATAGAAGAAGATGGTAGAATGTTTCCTGCAACTAACTCATCGCAAACTATTATTGACTGTTTTTTAGATGAAGCTAAAAAGCATAAAGTTGAAATCCTGTATAATCAAAGTGTTGTAAACGTATCTCCTCAATCAAGAGGTTTTGAAATTTCAACAAAGGGGAATAAATATTCTTGCGATAAATTACTAATTGCAACAGGAAGCAATCCAAAAATTTGGGCTCTTTTAGAAAATTTAGAACATACTATTTCACAACCAGTTCCTTCATTATTTACATTTGATGTTAAAGACGAACGTATTAAAGATATTCCAGGTGTCGTGGCTCAAAATGTGGAAATTAAAATTTTAGGAACCGATTTATGTAGTGAAGGTCCTTTACTTATTACACATGTTGGTTTCAGTGCCCCAGCCATTTTAAAATTATCTGCTTTTGGAGCTATAGAATTGGCAAAACGAGACTATAAATTTCCAATAGAAATCAATTTTATAAGACAGTCTTTCGAAGATTGTTTAAACATTTTAAAAACATTAAAACACGATTTAGCAAAAAAAATAGTGTTTAAATCGGCTCAGTTTGACTTGCCAAAGCGTTTATGGCAAAAATTGGTGTTAGTTTCTAATATGAATAAAGATGCCCGTTGGGCAGATTTAAATAAAAGTCAATTAGAAGATTTAGCATTACAACTTACACAAGCCATTTTCCAGGTGGATGGTAAAAGCACCTTTAAAGAAGAATTTGTAACAGCTGGAGGTATTGATTTAAAAGAAATCAATTTTAAAACCTTTGAAAGTAAACTTCATAAAGATCTTTATTTTGCAGGAGAAATTATTAATGTAGATGCTGTTACAGGCGGTTTCAACTTTCAAAATGCATGGACAGGTGCTTACATTGCTGCTAAATCTATTTCTAAATGA
- a CDS encoding DUF1697 domain-containing protein — MNTCIAFLRGINVGGHKKVPMAELRDLLTGAGFQNVQTYIQSGNVIFQSLEKTSELETKIKKRMHSYFGFEVPVIVKTNSELQTIFDACPFSEEKKETSYFIFLSDIPNENLIKKAQEITYENEEVIIKKDCLYFYSSTGYGKTKFNMNTYERKLKVVGTSRNYKTMVKLLSLSLDLI; from the coding sequence ATGAATACTTGTATAGCATTTTTAAGAGGTATCAATGTTGGTGGGCATAAAAAAGTTCCAATGGCAGAATTACGAGATTTGTTAACAGGAGCAGGTTTTCAAAACGTACAAACTTATATTCAAAGTGGTAATGTTATTTTTCAATCTTTAGAAAAAACATCGGAATTAGAAACTAAAATTAAAAAACGGATGCATTCTTATTTTGGTTTTGAAGTTCCAGTAATAGTGAAAACGAATAGTGAATTGCAAACCATTTTTGATGCATGTCCTTTTTCAGAAGAAAAGAAAGAAACAAGTTATTTCATATTTTTAAGTGACATTCCAAATGAAAATTTAATTAAGAAAGCTCAAGAAATAACTTATGAAAATGAAGAGGTTATAATAAAAAAAGACTGTCTTTATTTTTATTCTTCAACAGGTTATGGTAAAACAAAATTTAATATGAATACCTATGAACGCAAGTTGAAGGTTGTTGGAACATCAAGAAATTATAAAACCATGGTAAAACTATTATCTTTGTCCTTAGATTTAATTTAG
- a CDS encoding diphosphomevalonate decarboxylase, whose product MTAQEFTPKAYSNTTESGKVTWESPSNIALVKYWGKKKDQIPENPSISFTLNNCKTITTLTFSKKENSSDFEFDVFLDGEKKDDFKPKIQTFFERIELYLPFLKHYKFKIETKNTFPHSSGIASSASGMSALALCLMSVEEELGVDHLDDYFYKKASFLARLGSGSACRSIEGDLIVWGQTEAIEGSTELFGVKYPYKVHENFKDYQDTILLVDKGEKQVSSSVGHNLMYNHPYANNRFQQAHDNLEKLKPILESGNLNDFTALIESEALTLHAMMMTSMPYFILMKPNTLEIINKIWGFREETGLNISFTLDAGANVHVLYPKNESSEILEFIKNELVVYCQNGHYICDQIGFGAKQLTM is encoded by the coding sequence ATGACAGCACAAGAATTTACCCCTAAAGCATATTCAAATACTACTGAAAGTGGAAAAGTTACATGGGAATCGCCCAGTAATATTGCGTTGGTGAAATATTGGGGAAAAAAGAAAGATCAAATTCCTGAAAACCCATCCATCAGTTTTACGCTTAATAACTGTAAAACAATTACAACTTTAACTTTTTCAAAAAAAGAGAATAGTTCTGATTTTGAATTTGATGTGTTCTTAGATGGAGAAAAGAAGGATGATTTTAAACCGAAAATACAAACGTTTTTTGAGCGTATTGAGTTGTATTTGCCGTTTTTAAAGCATTATAAATTCAAAATAGAAACAAAAAACACGTTTCCACATAGTTCAGGAATAGCATCCTCTGCAAGTGGCATGAGTGCATTGGCTTTATGTTTAATGAGTGTAGAGGAAGAGTTAGGTGTAGATCATTTGGATGATTATTTTTATAAAAAAGCATCTTTTTTAGCACGTTTAGGTTCTGGTTCTGCATGTAGAAGTATTGAAGGCGATTTAATTGTTTGGGGACAAACCGAGGCTATTGAAGGAAGTACAGAGTTATTTGGTGTAAAATATCCTTATAAAGTTCATGAAAATTTTAAAGACTACCAAGACACCATTTTATTGGTTGATAAAGGAGAAAAGCAGGTGAGTAGTTCGGTGGGGCATAACCTAATGTATAATCATCCGTATGCAAACAACAGGTTCCAGCAAGCGCATGATAATCTTGAAAAGTTAAAACCTATTTTAGAATCGGGAAATTTAAACGATTTTACTGCTTTAATTGAAAGTGAAGCGTTGACGCTGCATGCGATGATGATGACTAGTATGCCTTATTTTATTTTAATGAAACCAAACACTTTGGAAATAATCAATAAAATTTGGGGTTTTAGGGAAGAAACCGGTTTAAACATTAGCTTTACTTTAGATGCAGGTGCAAACGTACACGTACTATATCCAAAGAATGAATCATCTGAAATTTTAGAATTCATTAAAAATGAATTAGTTGTATATTGTCAAAACGGTCATTATATTTGCGATCAAATTGGTTTTGGAGCTAAGCAATTAACAATGTAA
- a CDS encoding four helix bundle protein, translating to MIIDNEEQNIIKTKSDQFAVRVVTLYKFLVEDKKEFVLSKQLFRSGIVIGANVKEAEHAEGKPF from the coding sequence TTGATAATTGACAATGAAGAGCAAAATATTATTAAAACTAAAAGCGATCAATTTGCAGTGAGAGTTGTAACTTTGTACAAGTTTTTAGTTGAAGATAAAAAGGAGTTCGTGCTTTCAAAACAATTATTCCGCTCTGGAATAGTGATTGGAGCTAATGTCAAGGAAGCAGAACATGCAGAAGGAAAGCCATTTTAG